From Paenibacillus graminis:
CGGCTATACTATTGGGACAGCCAGATACCGGACATGCAATTCTTACGATTTACCTGACAAACGGCCTGAAAAAGAATACGATCTTTCCATGTCTGAAGTGAATGCCTTCATTGACTGGTATGACCAAAAGGATGCAGGAACAGGACCGGCTAAATATGCTTTCAAAAAGGTTTGGAACAAAGGGCCATTTAGTAAGCGGACTGAATACGTGATTTTCGATAAGATACTTACCTTCAATGTAGATGAGTACACCGCAGTAGAAGGATGACATTTACACGTTATTCCAGCAAGGATTAAATAGATGTAACGGAAGTACCATACCCTGCCAGTATTGGTGGGGTATTTCTTTGTGTTTGAGAAAATTCCCCATATCGTCATATACATAATATAAATATACCAAATGTAAAATTGTATTATTACACGGATAGGAAGCAACGAGCGTGCAGTCCGAAAGCATCGGCAAAAGTAAAAGCCCATCAACCCTTAAGTGGTTATTGGGCTTGTTTTCTGTTCATTGATTTAAATCCGCATATTTCCTCAAAAGCGCGAATACGATTGATATTCAAGAAAGTCTTATCACTGATCAGGCTACTCAGGCTACTGTAACAACGGATACATACAGTGATGAAGGGTTAATTCAGCCGTTTGCAGAAATCGGTCCTACATATCCAGGGACTAATGTTCAGATGCGAATTGGAGATATCCTCTATTCCACAAAAACTCTAGGTTCAAGTTCTCAAATAGTAGGGCATACAGGAATTGTGAATTCAGACTTCAAGGTTGTTCATGTGACATTACCTGTAAATGGTGGGACAATAGATAATATGACGGGATACATGAATAGACATTATGTTAAAGAATATTCTATACAACCTTTTTCACAACTAGGTACCCTTTCTCCTAATTATTGTTCTGAATTTGTTTGGCAAGCATTTTATTATGGTGAAGGAATAGACTTGATGAACATTAACAATACTCCCGATCTTAGAGGATTTGTTACTCCATCAATGGTTATAAACTCTCCCTTCGTAATTTATATGACCTCATTTATTGCTATTTAGTCGATTACTGACAAAGGTAGTTTCAGGCTGTCGCGGAACCCCCTGTTTTGTTGCAGGGGGTTATGATTATTCTTAATTTTTTCATTTCAATTATCTTAAAAAAGAAAGTTATATTAATATTATTGTTGAAATATCTTAATATGTATGGAAAGTTTTATTGGTTTGTTTTTCTAGGCTTTTACTACAGGAGGTGCTTCTAAAATCAGAAAATTTATGACTATTGCAGCATCTATTATTATTTTGCTCGTTATTGGAATTTATGCAGCACTTCAGTTTAAATATAATTCACTTGAAAAAAGTCTAAAAGAATATTTGATTACAGTAGAAGGGTACTCTGAATCTGATATAGTGAGTGTTAAAGCTAAGCTTAGTTCTATGCCGAAATTCCCTGTATATGTAATATTTGCTGATGACCCTGACACTAACTACATTTTCACAGACAGAGGTGCATCGGACTGGACACAACTAGATCCTAAAAAACCGCAGCGATTAAAAAAGGTTGATTAATGAATCTGAAATATTGTTTTTTTAAAGAGTTGTTATAATCTATTGGCATAACTATGAACGAAATAATATAAAGAAGTGGCAAAGCCCATTACTTTAAGATGTTCAAGGCCGCTGTAATCAGTAGAAGAAAATTCAATCACTTAAAAAACTTTGTGATTGACTAATCTATCAAACTGATTACAGTGGCTTTTTTACGGCGTTTTTATTTGATTTTAATATGGGATTGGATTATTTGAGAGTCCTGGAGAGTGATACATACTTCCTAACTGCTGCCATGGCTCAGTCAAAGGTATCAGTATGGTTCCGGTCAGAAGATGATCCAGAAGGGCATATCATGGATTACGGCGGCATCGTAGAGGGGTTACACTCCAGACTCCATCAAGGTAGCTGGTGCCATTTTGTTAGGGAAAGGTTTGAATTTAGAGCATACATAAAATAACCCGTCAGCCCCTAGTTGTTAAGGATCTTGGTCAGCGAGTGAAGGTTGAAGAACTGGAACGGATTAAGGCAAAAGAGCGCATATCTGCATCCGAAAAGGAAAATTTGCCTGAAGGAAGCAAAGGGCAGGTCCGGGATATCGTAGCCGAACAATCTGGTTTTGGATCTGGACGCAAATACGATAAGGCGAAATTTATTGCTGAAAATGCCACTCCCGATATTATTGAACAACTTGACGCCGGGATGATCAGTACTCATAAAGCATTTGTTCAAACCAAGGAACGCCTTGAGGATGCCGAAAGAGCGGCCAAAGAAGCGAATGAACGCGCTGATGCAGCCGAGCGTGAAAAAGAACTACTTCGGCAGCAATTTAAAGACTCTATTCCCGCAGATCAAGTTGAAGAGGCGGTCAGCGCCGCCATTGAGCGACAGTAAGAAGAAAATGAAGTGTTTATTGCCCGGAAGGAAAAGGAGGCTCAGGCAGCGCTTAAAGCGCGTGATGCGAAGTGGAAAAAGGAAATTGAAGCCGAGTCTCAAAAGGTTCTCGACCTCAATGCTGGTTACAAAAGAATTCAGGAAGAGCTAGAAACATTAAAGCTTCAGCAGCCGACTGACTTCGACGAACAGCAATCAAAGATGAAACTCAAGAAGCTTCAGTATGAAGCAGACACCAACACCGTCCAGTTTAATATCCACGTTAAAAAGTTTCTACAAAATGCCGGTGTTACAGCTTTGATGCTTGGATCGCTCGCGAGCGCCAGCAGCAGTGAGAAAAAACGTGTAAATGAAAGCCTGGATATGCTTCAAAGTTTTATTGACCAAGTAAGACCAGCCGTGAACGGCAGAAAGGTGGTGCAGTAATGGAAGACACAAGCCAATGGTTGGCGGTTGTAGGTCAGCAACTCCAAATGACTGAGCAGCAAGGTGCGGTACTCAGGATGATGTTCGAGGGCCTGAATGCTTTCAAGACAGAGATCACCGAACATAAAGAAGAAGTGCAAATGATGGTACAGGAGGTTCGTGATAGCGTCACTCTCACGGATGCTGAATGCTACCAGATACATCAGGCTGTTAAGCTCAAGACGGTCGAATTGACAAAACATCGGTTCAAGGAATCCGATCTCAAATTCAATGAGATGGTTGGGAAATATCGCCGACTCATCTGGAGTAATTTGAAGAAACGTTTTGAAGTAGCCAAATACAGCCATATTCGCCGGATTGATTTTGCTGACGCTGTGGAATTCGTTCAATTCTTTCAACCAGAGGATTATATATGACGGACGAACGCTTGAAACAGC
This genomic window contains:
- a CDS encoding DUF3139 domain-containing protein, which translates into the protein MTIAASIIILLVIGIYAALQFKYNSLEKSLKEYLITVEGYSESDIVSVKAKLSSMPKFPVYVIFADDPDTNYIFTDRGASDWTQLDPKKPQRLKKVD
- a CDS encoding ORF6C domain-containing protein — its product is MEDTSQWLAVVGQQLQMTEQQGAVLRMMFEGLNAFKTEITEHKEEVQMMVQEVRDSVTLTDAECYQIHQAVKLKTVELTKHRFKESDLKFNEMVGKYRRLIWSNLKKRFEVAKYSHIRRIDFADAVEFVQFFQPEDYI